One region of Mucilaginibacter gotjawali genomic DNA includes:
- a CDS encoding tetratricopeptide repeat protein produces the protein MKYFAVCTFLLFSCFASAFAQDTELQLAKQFAANGEQQKALDIYQKLYKQDNESYFGVYVNTLLELKKFDEAEGITKKMIRKHAGDHQYIITLGTAYTQQGEVDKANALYDELVRNLPPDQGEISALASQFYQNANIEYAIRIFEKGRKMLHNDALFSYELINLYRYKRDKAALTEEYLNFLPANPAFISQAENTLAGLYENAADYDILRIAVLKRIQKDPQQPLYPQLLTWQFMQQKEFDQALNQALALSRRLNDDGSSVFELCSTLEGNDAYDAAIRGYEYLISKGKDSPYYISSKIELINTKNQKVTSGKYTEDDLLSLEKNYNALLDEFGKNVNTVFAMQKLANLEAFKLHKLDEAQKILEEAVAIPGVNRTLLASCKLDLGDISLLSGKPWNATLLYSQVELDNQASAIGQDAKYRNAKLAYYTGDFTWAKGQLDVLKAATSELIANDALNLSLLISESLFADSTGAALKMFARADLLIYAEQPEKAMHTLDSIDTKYPANSLADGILMAKSRLLIQQKDYPAAVILLKKIAQEYGTGLWADDAIFMLADIYENQLSDKEQAKIYYQKIITDYAGSLWINEARKRFRLLRGDKNDAS, from the coding sequence ATGAAATATTTCGCGGTTTGTACTTTCCTGCTTTTTTCCTGTTTTGCAAGTGCTTTTGCACAGGATACAGAACTGCAGCTGGCGAAGCAATTTGCGGCTAACGGTGAACAGCAAAAGGCCCTTGATATTTATCAAAAGCTATATAAACAGGATAACGAGAGTTATTTTGGTGTGTATGTAAATACCTTGCTGGAACTTAAAAAGTTTGATGAGGCCGAGGGGATCACTAAAAAAATGATCCGGAAACACGCCGGCGATCATCAATATATCATTACGCTCGGCACTGCTTATACCCAGCAGGGCGAGGTTGATAAGGCCAATGCCTTGTACGATGAACTGGTTAGAAATTTGCCGCCCGACCAGGGCGAAATATCGGCCCTGGCCTCTCAATTCTACCAGAATGCGAATATTGAGTATGCCATCAGGATATTTGAAAAGGGCCGTAAAATGCTGCATAATGATGCCCTTTTCTCTTACGAGCTGATCAATCTTTACCGGTATAAAAGAGATAAAGCGGCACTAACTGAGGAATATCTTAACTTTTTGCCGGCAAACCCAGCATTCATCAGCCAGGCGGAGAATACGCTGGCAGGCCTTTATGAAAACGCAGCAGACTACGATATACTTAGGATTGCTGTTTTAAAAAGGATACAGAAAGACCCGCAACAGCCCTTGTATCCTCAATTGCTGACCTGGCAATTCATGCAGCAAAAAGAATTCGACCAGGCGTTAAACCAGGCGCTTGCGTTAAGCCGTCGCCTTAACGATGACGGCAGCAGTGTTTTTGAGCTTTGCAGTACCCTTGAAGGAAATGATGCTTACGACGCGGCGATCAGGGGATACGAATACCTGATCAGTAAAGGGAAAGATTCGCCTTATTACATTTCTTCGAAGATTGAACTGATCAATACCAAGAACCAAAAAGTTACGTCGGGTAAGTATACGGAGGACGACCTTTTGAGCCTCGAGAAAAATTATAACGCACTGCTGGATGAATTTGGCAAAAACGTTAACACCGTTTTTGCCATGCAAAAACTCGCGAATTTGGAGGCGTTTAAATTGCATAAACTGGATGAGGCGCAAAAAATTCTTGAAGAGGCCGTAGCTATCCCTGGGGTCAACCGGACGTTACTTGCCTCATGTAAGCTGGACCTGGGCGACATTTCGCTGCTGAGCGGCAAACCATGGAATGCCACTTTATTGTATAGCCAGGTTGAATTGGATAACCAGGCCTCAGCCATTGGGCAGGATGCAAAATACCGCAACGCAAAACTGGCCTATTATACAGGCGATTTTACCTGGGCAAAAGGTCAGCTGGATGTTTTAAAAGCTGCAACTTCCGAGCTGATCGCAAATGACGCTTTGAACTTGTCGCTGCTTATTTCGGAGAGTTTATTTGCCGATAGCACCGGTGCGGCTTTGAAGATGTTTGCCCGGGCCGACCTTTTGATTTATGCCGAGCAGCCCGAAAAAGCAATGCATACTTTGGATAGTATTGATACCAAATACCCTGCGAATTCGCTTGCTGATGGCATATTAATGGCAAAATCAAGGCTGCTTATTCAGCAAAAAGATTACCCGGCAGCGGTTATTCTTTTGAAAAAAATAGCGCAGGAGTATGGCACGGGCCTTTGGGCCGATGATGCCATATTTATGCTGGCTGATATTTACGAAAACCAGCTATCTGATAAAGAACAAGCAAAAATATATTACCAAAAGATCATTACCGATTATGCCGGCAGCCTCTGGATCAACGAGGCCCGTAAACGCTTCAGGCTTTTAAGAGGGGATAAGAATGATGCTTCTTAG
- a CDS encoding S9 family peptidase: MLRPLRVLLSIAVIVALCTCNQQSTPRIPISDFFKIPEKSTFRISPDGKYISYLKAYKGKENLFIQQLPDGKEQMATSFTDYPVRGDYFWTYNNHIVFSQDLVANDELKLFTIDVATLKLKNILDQQKVRISLLNRNKQQPDIITIRMNKRDPANFDIYRLNIITGELIPYLINPGNITEWYPEVDGKIRLITSSDGVDKTILFRPNENAPFRRIIENNFSTSVRPIAFTGEKNYFYALSNVNRDKTALVEVNAENGREIKVLYLCTNADIQDVEYSKNKNHLEMVRWEAAKPQKHFLSADIKSIYDKLQPQLKGTEINITDRDSAENKFIIITYTDRNPGTYYLYENKTGQLKKLGDINSTLNPQDLCKVQPVSYKASDGLTINGYLTLPQGTKSTNLPVVIMPHDGPFNQSFWWGYNPEVQFLANRGYAVFQINFRGSTGYGKAFHNAGFKEVGGKIQQDITDGVNWLISNKTADPDKIAIFGAGFGGFSALYGISLHPRLYNCAIVQHSLINFFSFIKDAPPFLKPSVKMMYEMVGDPEKDAAQLRAISPVFHTDKIRAPLLIFQGAKDDRANISELNQFVRELQKQNGSENVKYFLKPNERTFFRSEHNRLQMYAEIEQFLDKNMRVNP, encoded by the coding sequence ATGTTAAGGCCTTTAAGGGTATTACTTTCTATCGCTGTAATAGTGGCTTTATGTACTTGCAATCAACAAAGTACACCCCGTATTCCTATTTCTGATTTTTTTAAGATCCCTGAAAAAAGCACATTCAGAATATCTCCGGACGGCAAATATATTTCCTACCTAAAAGCATACAAGGGTAAAGAGAACCTGTTTATACAGCAATTGCCGGATGGCAAGGAACAGATGGCTACCTCGTTTACTGACTATCCTGTCAGGGGTGATTATTTTTGGACCTATAACAATCACATCGTTTTTAGCCAGGATTTAGTGGCTAATGATGAATTAAAGCTGTTTACTATAGATGTAGCCACATTAAAACTAAAAAATATTCTTGACCAGCAAAAAGTCAGGATAAGCCTTTTGAACAGGAATAAACAGCAGCCGGATATAATTACCATCAGGATGAACAAACGTGACCCTGCAAATTTTGATATTTACAGGTTAAACATCATAACAGGCGAACTGATCCCCTATCTCATCAACCCGGGAAATATAACAGAATGGTACCCGGAAGTGGATGGTAAAATCCGGCTGATCACGTCATCAGACGGCGTTGACAAGACTATTTTATTCCGCCCGAATGAAAACGCTCCGTTCCGGCGAATTATTGAAAATAATTTCAGCACCTCAGTTAGGCCCATTGCTTTTACAGGTGAAAAAAATTATTTCTATGCCTTATCAAATGTGAACCGTGATAAAACAGCCCTTGTTGAAGTTAATGCTGAAAACGGCAGGGAAATAAAGGTATTGTATTTATGTACAAATGCTGATATACAGGACGTTGAATATTCAAAAAACAAAAACCACCTTGAAATGGTGAGGTGGGAAGCAGCAAAACCACAAAAGCATTTTTTAAGCGCAGACATTAAAAGCATATATGACAAACTGCAGCCCCAACTTAAAGGCACCGAAATAAACATCACCGACAGGGATAGCGCCGAAAATAAATTTATCATTATTACCTATACTGACCGGAACCCGGGGACCTATTATTTATATGAAAATAAAACCGGCCAGTTAAAAAAACTTGGTGACATCAATTCGACGCTCAATCCCCAGGATCTGTGCAAGGTACAGCCGGTATCATATAAGGCGAGTGATGGATTAACTATTAACGGGTACCTCACATTACCCCAGGGCACAAAAAGCACAAACTTACCGGTTGTAATAATGCCGCACGACGGACCATTTAATCAAAGTTTTTGGTGGGGCTATAATCCCGAGGTACAATTTTTAGCTAACCGCGGTTACGCGGTTTTCCAGATAAATTTCAGGGGGTCCACCGGTTACGGGAAGGCATTTCACAACGCGGGCTTTAAAGAAGTGGGGGGCAAAATTCAACAGGATATAACTGACGGCGTTAACTGGCTCATCAGCAATAAAACCGCTGATCCGGATAAAATAGCCATTTTCGGTGCCGGCTTTGGCGGATTCTCGGCATTATATGGCATCTCGCTCCACCCCAGGTTATACAATTGTGCTATTGTTCAGCATAGCCTCATCAATTTTTTCTCTTTCATTAAAGATGCGCCGCCGTTTTTAAAACCATCGGTAAAAATGATGTACGAAATGGTTGGCGATCCGGAAAAAGATGCCGCCCAGCTGAGGGCTATTTCACCGGTTTTTCATACCGATAAGATCAGGGCGCCTTTATTGATTTTTCAGGGAGCTAAAGATGACAGGGCAAACATCAGTGAATTAAACCAGTTTGTACGCGAACTGCAAAAACAAAACGGAAGTGAAAATGTGAAGTACTTTTTAAAGCCAAATGAACGGACCTTTTTTAGGAGCGAGCATAACAGGTTGCAAATGTATGCTGAGATAGAACAATTCCTGGATAAAAATATGCGGGTTAATCCATAA
- a CDS encoding sensor histidine kinase, which translates to MNKSKSIYRKNFSLVVVFLILISVIFVVALFISYDFNAKNIDNEFASKKIDVLEQTIKPYNDLFQNKIPEITSYQGFLDSTSAAKYADAIFHNFPFVQKIVFYDARISSQKNSTVLRDNLGVSINQMYQYAPANGQVKGIRVWNTNDEDDFKEMAVKLSDYIAFSDTSRESSQIEIFNTFYNIKSGKISYSNIPRRTDVKNYRELIKNGSPTSYYKQNIMTFFLDPYSLRVKNTHKELYQDVSIQPVVYDPLDAGNNNLVTEAALPGAFADFKLYFRSDSDYLTAETNRRFMPIAAMVLLIYCFLVLIGWLIYRNLNVNLKLFKLQYDFINNFTHEFKTPVSVIKIAGSNLSAEGGLSDKQRKQYGRILNEEADKLNDLMNKLLSFTQLENKSIDIKKEEIDVEAFVTKYIETFKIKYPDFKINFKAHGVTSFYSDPVLLGSIFQNLIENAYKYSHPSKKVLNINVLQQKRDIIFSFADRGIGIPKNELNNIFKKFYRIENQYNQNGSVGLGLAFCKELVNFMHGDISVNSKVNEGSEFIVTLPYEN; encoded by the coding sequence ATGAACAAGTCAAAAAGCATTTATCGCAAAAACTTTTCGCTGGTCGTTGTTTTCCTTATTTTGATTTCGGTGATCTTTGTTGTCGCACTTTTTATTTCGTATGATTTTAACGCTAAAAATATCGATAATGAATTTGCTTCAAAAAAAATTGATGTATTAGAGCAAACCATCAAGCCCTATAATGACCTGTTTCAAAATAAAATCCCGGAGATCACCTCATACCAGGGATTTTTAGACTCCACTTCTGCAGCAAAATACGCTGATGCAATTTTTCATAACTTTCCTTTTGTACAGAAAATAGTGTTCTATGATGCCCGGATAAGCAGTCAAAAAAACAGCACGGTATTAAGGGATAACCTCGGTGTCTCTATCAACCAAATGTACCAGTATGCCCCGGCAAACGGGCAGGTAAAGGGCATCAGGGTATGGAATACAAACGATGAGGATGATTTTAAAGAAATGGCTGTGAAGCTGAGTGATTATATCGCTTTTTCAGATACTTCGAGAGAGTCGTCCCAGATCGAGATATTTAATACCTTTTATAATATTAAATCAGGGAAGATCAGCTATTCAAATATTCCCAGGCGCACAGATGTAAAAAACTACCGTGAATTGATAAAAAATGGTAGCCCGACATCCTATTACAAGCAAAATATTATGACTTTTTTCTTAGACCCCTATTCGCTGAGGGTTAAGAACACACATAAAGAACTTTACCAGGATGTAAGCATTCAACCGGTGGTTTATGACCCGCTGGATGCAGGTAACAATAACCTGGTAACCGAAGCTGCTTTGCCAGGGGCGTTTGCTGACTTTAAACTCTACTTTAGGTCTGATAGCGATTACCTTACGGCAGAAACCAACCGGCGGTTTATGCCTATTGCCGCGATGGTATTGTTGATTTACTGTTTTTTAGTGCTGATCGGGTGGCTGATTTACCGCAACCTGAATGTAAACCTTAAATTATTCAAGCTGCAATATGATTTCATTAATAATTTTACTCATGAGTTTAAAACACCTGTGAGCGTAATTAAAATAGCCGGATCAAACCTTAGCGCCGAGGGCGGGCTGAGTGATAAACAACGTAAACAATATGGGAGGATATTGAACGAAGAAGCTGATAAACTAAATGACCTGATGAATAAACTTCTGTCATTTACCCAGCTTGAAAATAAATCGATTGATATTAAAAAGGAGGAAATTGACGTTGAAGCGTTTGTGACGAAATATATTGAAACATTTAAAATAAAATACCCTGACTTTAAAATCAACTTTAAGGCTCATGGGGTTACTTCGTTTTATAGCGACCCTGTGCTTTTGGGCAGTATTTTCCAAAACCTGATTGAAAACGCCTATAAATATTCACATCCAAGTAAAAAAGTGTTGAATATTAATGTTTTGCAGCAAAAACGGGATATTATTTTTTCTTTTGCCGACAGGGGTATAGGTATCCCAAAAAACGAGTTGAATAATATATTTAAAAAGTTTTACCGCATAGAAAATCAGTATAATCAAAACGGGAGTGTCGGCCTTGGGTTAGCTTTCTGTAAAGAACTGGTAAATTTTATGCACGGAGACATATCTGTTAACAGCAAAGTGAATGAAGGATCGGAATTTATCGTCACCTTGCCTTATGAAAATTGA
- a CDS encoding response regulator transcription factor — MNKEIKIALVEDDENLRFLVAERLQSEGYKVLEAPNGDDGEKVVLAETPHVVLLDWMLPGKQGSEVCTSIRNNGYEGQVIMMTAKGQDIDKIEAYKFGVSDYIIKPFNMDVLVAMIDSKIKFSLNTDKSESYKFANMEHQPNTHLLIRDSRKIELTILENRILLYFLKNKNKVINREELMMEVWGYNADVNTRTLDMHIVRLRKKIETNADSPQYLQTVRGIGYKFVYAG; from the coding sequence ATGAACAAAGAAATTAAGATCGCGCTGGTTGAAGATGATGAGAACCTGCGTTTTTTGGTAGCTGAACGCTTACAATCAGAAGGGTACAAGGTACTGGAGGCGCCTAACGGCGATGATGGTGAAAAAGTAGTTTTGGCAGAAACCCCCCATGTAGTATTGCTGGACTGGATGCTGCCCGGTAAACAGGGATCGGAGGTTTGCACCAGCATAAGGAACAACGGTTACGAAGGACAGGTAATTATGATGACCGCCAAGGGCCAGGATATCGACAAAATTGAAGCTTATAAATTTGGTGTGTCAGACTATATCATCAAACCATTTAACATGGATGTTTTGGTGGCGATGATAGATAGTAAAATCAAATTTTCATTAAATACCGACAAATCTGAGTCCTACAAATTTGCAAATATGGAGCACCAGCCCAATACGCATTTATTGATCAGGGACAGCCGTAAAATTGAATTAACCATCCTTGAAAACCGGATTTTGCTTTATTTCCTTAAAAATAAAAATAAGGTGATTAACCGCGAAGAACTGATGATGGAGGTTTGGGGCTATAATGCCGACGTAAATACGCGCACCCTGGATATGCATATTGTAAGGCTGCGCAAAAAAATTGAAACCAATGCCGATTCGCCGCAATATTTGCAAACCGTAAGGGGGATTGGGTACAAGTTTGTTTACGCGGGATAG
- a CDS encoding class I SAM-dependent methyltransferase yields the protein MAANYNNSAWFYDGVSRLVYGKALIKAQVYLLRFIPPNSNVLIVGGGTGWILEEIVKIHPSGLQCTYVEVAPKMMARSKKRDTGNNQVVFINKAIEDIPFLPGFDIVVTPFLFDNFTEQTFKQVFNRIHSLLKPGGLWLNCDFQLKGKWWQRELLKSMFLFFRLICNIEASALPAIEKQFEQYGYETIASQTFFGEFIISEVFKTR from the coding sequence ATGGCCGCCAACTACAACAACTCCGCATGGTTTTACGACGGGGTTTCTCGCCTGGTATACGGAAAGGCTTTGATTAAGGCGCAGGTTTACCTGTTACGGTTTATTCCCCCCAATTCGAATGTTTTGATCGTTGGCGGTGGCACGGGCTGGATACTGGAAGAAATTGTTAAAATTCATCCATCCGGTTTACAGTGCACCTATGTTGAGGTTGCGCCAAAAATGATGGCCCGTTCAAAAAAACGGGATACAGGTAACAATCAGGTTGTTTTTATAAATAAAGCTATAGAAGATATTCCTTTTCTTCCCGGCTTTGACATTGTGGTCACGCCATTTTTGTTTGACAATTTTACCGAGCAAACATTTAAACAGGTATTTAATCGTATTCACTCCCTATTAAAGCCGGGCGGTTTATGGCTCAATTGCGATTTCCAATTGAAAGGAAAATGGTGGCAAAGAGAGTTACTAAAATCGATGTTTTTATTTTTCAGGCTGATTTGCAATATCGAAGCATCGGCGCTGCCCGCTATTGAGAAACAGTTTGAGCAGTATGGTTATGAAACCATCGCCTCACAAACGTTTTTTGGAGAATTTATAATTTCAGAAGTTTTTAAAACGAGGTAG
- a CDS encoding CocE/NonD family hydrolase — MSTFFTKITFIGILCLCSANLFAQPTKPDDKYSRQEVMIPMRDGIKLHTVIYTPKNQAEKLPFLITRTPYGVSENPSPEREGYIKDMADEGYIFVAQDIRGRYLSQGKFEMQRFNRDKKDPKAIDEASDTFDTIDWLLKNIPDNNGKAGIYGISYDGWTAIIAGTDPHPALKAVSEQATPADMFMNDDFHHNGAFRLSYGFEYSVLTEAAKTDSLYNFGQYDTYDWYLKLGTLSNINKKYAHNTLPTWNNFIAHPNYDSFWQKQALAYRLDTPRTAIQHVSGWWDQEDMVGPQTAYKTLEKKDVNHKNFIVLGPWRHGGWAGGDGTSLGNIKFDGQATGTYFRKEIQAKWFAWYLKGKGDGNFAEAISFQTGSNKWMNYSAWPPKEAVSKNIYFHTDGKLSFEKPSAAEIKSFDSYVSDPSKPVPYRQRPIEETYGPGSRWYYWLTEDQRFVDNRPDVLTWQTDTLTQDVTITGNVLAKIYASTSGSDADWVVKLIDVYPQDYKKELKMSGYELMIADDVFRGRFRKSFTKPEPITPGKVEAYSIDLHGADHVFKKGHKIMVQVQSTWFPVIDRNPQKYVPNIFEAKAGDYQPATQKVYHSAIFPSSIVLPVMQ, encoded by the coding sequence ATGAGTACATTTTTCACAAAGATCACATTTATAGGTATACTATGTTTATGTTCAGCTAACCTTTTTGCACAGCCCACCAAACCTGACGATAAATATAGCCGCCAGGAAGTGATGATACCCATGAGGGATGGAATTAAACTGCATACCGTTATCTACACCCCAAAAAATCAGGCAGAAAAACTACCATTTTTAATCACCAGGACGCCTTATGGTGTAAGTGAAAACCCGAGCCCTGAAAGGGAAGGTTATATCAAAGATATGGCCGACGAGGGTTATATTTTTGTTGCCCAGGATATCCGTGGCAGGTATTTATCACAGGGGAAATTTGAAATGCAGCGTTTTAACCGCGATAAAAAAGATCCGAAGGCAATTGATGAAGCAAGCGATACTTTTGATACCATTGACTGGTTACTTAAAAACATCCCTGACAACAACGGAAAGGCCGGCATTTACGGCATCTCCTATGATGGGTGGACGGCAATTATTGCCGGTACTGATCCCCATCCTGCTTTGAAAGCAGTATCAGAACAGGCCACCCCGGCCGATATGTTTATGAATGATGATTTTCACCATAACGGCGCTTTCCGTTTAAGCTATGGTTTTGAATATTCGGTATTAACTGAGGCTGCAAAAACGGACTCGTTGTATAATTTCGGACAATACGATACCTATGACTGGTACCTTAAACTGGGTACACTCTCAAACATCAATAAAAAATATGCACACAATACGCTGCCAACCTGGAACAACTTTATTGCACATCCCAACTACGATAGTTTTTGGCAAAAACAAGCGCTGGCTTACCGCTTAGATACCCCCAGAACCGCTATTCAGCACGTATCCGGCTGGTGGGACCAGGAAGATATGGTTGGCCCGCAAACCGCTTACAAAACTTTGGAGAAAAAAGATGTTAACCACAAAAATTTTATTGTTTTAGGCCCATGGAGACATGGTGGCTGGGCCGGTGGCGATGGTACCAGCCTGGGCAATATTAAATTTGACGGGCAGGCCACGGGCACTTATTTCAGGAAAGAGATCCAGGCTAAATGGTTTGCATGGTATTTAAAAGGCAAGGGTGACGGTAATTTTGCCGAGGCTATTTCTTTTCAAACAGGCTCAAATAAATGGATGAATTATAGCGCCTGGCCGCCAAAGGAGGCTGTAAGCAAAAACATTTATTTTCATACCGATGGGAAGCTATCTTTTGAAAAACCCTCTGCGGCTGAAATAAAATCCTTTGACAGTTATGTTTCTGATCCTTCCAAACCGGTACCTTACCGGCAAAGACCAATTGAAGAAACCTACGGCCCGGGCTCCCGCTGGTATTACTGGCTGACAGAGGACCAGCGCTTTGTTGATAACCGCCCTGACGTTTTAACCTGGCAAACTGATACCCTTACACAAGACGTTACCATAACCGGGAATGTACTGGCAAAAATATACGCGTCAACCTCCGGCAGCGATGCGGATTGGGTGGTTAAACTGATAGATGTGTATCCGCAGGATTATAAAAAAGAGTTAAAGATGTCGGGCTATGAGTTGATGATTGCCGATGATGTATTTCGCGGCAGGTTCAGGAAAAGCTTTACAAAGCCGGAACCCATAACGCCCGGAAAAGTGGAAGCATACAGCATCGATCTGCATGGCGCCGATCATGTTTTTAAGAAAGGGCATAAAATAATGGTACAGGTACAAAGCACCTGGTTCCCGGTGATTGACCGGAATCCGCAAAAGTATGTACCCAATATTTTTGAAGCTAAAGCAGGCGACTATCAACCGGCGACGCAAAAAGTTTATCATTCGGCAATTTTCCCGAGTAGTATAGTTTTGCCGGTGATGCAATAG
- a CDS encoding c-type cytochrome, which translates to MVSSTRIIPANAWKAPNSTTIPKNKTGDMIRYGKELLAHTAKYFGPRGSIAQLSNGMNCQNCHLEGGSRLFANNYAGVLANYPKQSYRSGKIQPLSGRITDCFKRSLAGKVPDTNGREVRAMMAYINWIGQGVKKGKKLFGSATEKLTFLKTPADPHKGQAVFISKCKVCHGVDGEGLLAADQLTYTYPPLWGDHSYNNGAGMYRIGNLAGFVKNNMPFGATYKSPQLTDEEAWNVAAFINSQPRPHYDQRNDWKDLKNKPIDFPFGPYADNFSEMQHKYGPFGLMKAAQK; encoded by the coding sequence TTGGTATCAAGCACAAGGATAATCCCCGCCAATGCCTGGAAAGCCCCCAATTCAACCACTATCCCAAAAAACAAAACAGGTGATATGATCCGGTACGGCAAAGAACTGCTGGCCCATACGGCAAAATATTTTGGCCCCAGGGGAAGTATTGCCCAATTATCAAATGGGATGAATTGCCAGAATTGCCACCTGGAGGGTGGCAGCAGACTCTTTGCCAATAACTACGCTGGCGTACTGGCGAATTACCCAAAGCAGAGTTATCGAAGCGGTAAAATTCAGCCGCTTTCCGGCCGGATAACCGATTGTTTTAAGCGCAGCCTGGCAGGTAAAGTTCCCGATACAAACGGGAGGGAAGTACGTGCTATGATGGCTTATATCAATTGGATAGGGCAGGGGGTGAAAAAAGGTAAAAAGCTGTTTGGTTCGGCAACAGAAAAGCTCACGTTTTTGAAAACCCCCGCTGACCCGCATAAAGGACAGGCTGTTTTTATATCTAAATGTAAGGTTTGCCATGGCGTTGATGGCGAAGGTTTGCTTGCGGCAGATCAACTCACCTACACCTACCCGCCGTTATGGGGCGATCATAGTTATAATAATGGCGCAGGTATGTACCGCATCGGTAACCTGGCCGGTTTTGTAAAAAACAATATGCCTTTTGGCGCAACATACAAGAGCCCGCAGCTAACGGATGAAGAAGCCTGGAATGTAGCAGCGTTCATCAATTCTCAACCCCGGCCCCATTACGACCAACGTAACGACTGGAAGGATTTGAAAAACAAACCGATAGATTTTCCATTTGGGCCTTATGCTGATAACTTTAGCGAAATGCAGCATAAATACGGGCCGTTTGGATTGATGAAGGCTGCGCAAAAATAG